The nucleotide sequence GTTATGCTAATATTCTTATGTTTCTTCAGTGTGCGGCTGGGCACGTTTTGTGTTCTCAGTGCCCGGAAAAGCTCCGTGAGGTTGGGCACGTTTTGAGACTGGGTACGTTCTGCGCTCTGTGTTGCAAAAGCACTAGCTATTCCCGCTGCGTCGAGCTCGAGCAGTTCATCGATGCCATGAAAGTGCCATGCTCGAACCAAACATACGGCTGCAACGAGTTCGTCGGCTACCAGCAGAaagagaagcatgagagttcatgCCCACATGCTCCATGCTACTGCCCAGAGGACAACTGCGCCTTCAAAGCGCCGGCATGTTGCCTGCTGGACCACTTCGTCACCGCACACGGATGGTCGCCGACCAACTTGGGTTACAACAAGCCACTGAAGATCCCCTTGGCACGAGACCGCCGGTTCACGCTTCTAGTTGGGGAGGACATGTCCTTGTTCCTCCTGATAAACACCCTGACCAGCATCGGCAGTGCTCTCGCCGTGGTCTGCGTCAGGCCCCATGAGTCTGAACCGAGCTATTCGTGCAACATCTCGGCTGCTGGTGGGAAAACCGATGGGAGGCTTGTGTTCCAGAAGGATCCTCACGtgtcaagcagctcgctggcgggTGGAGTTCAGATGGGCAACTTCTTCTTGCTGGTTCCTCTGGAATTCGCCGAGAGCTCATCTGGTGAACTCACTGTACACATCCGCATCGACAGAGTGGCATCATAGGGATCTCGACTGGAAGCTATATGTGGACAGAACCTCTTGGGTCAGTCAACTAAGACCACTTTCAATGACTGCATATGGTGAAACAGCTAGCTAGATGTTGCCCCATGCTCTTTAATCACCATCAGCTGGAGGAACTAAAATGTGTTTAGAACTCAGTTGTCTTGTTATGTAGCTTGTTGTCAGTTGTAGTGGTAGTAGAATTTATCTTTGCTTAGATTGTTGTCTTGTTATGTAGCTTATGTAACACAGTTGTCCCAATGGAAGGTCAGTATCTTGCAACTCAAAATTGTACTCATTTGTCAAGTTTGACTACGTATTAGCTAGTAAGATGGACGTTGCCATTGAACTGGTATTTGAACCAAGAACTGTGGCAGGTAAACCATTATTATATCTCCATTTGGTGCTGCATTGCACAGACGCTCACCATTGCCAGATCATTAGCATTGATCTTCAAGATTTTGCATGGTTTCCTCTCTCAGAAAAATCTCCCGTTAACGAAAAAGCGAAGGGAAACCTCAAAGCCTTCCATCTTAGAAGTGTGCATCGCTCGATGCAGAGGCTGGGGGCtgggggttatcctcctttttgAAAAACAAGACAAATTCCTACAATTTTTTGCAGTAACCTGTCCGGATCTGATCAGCTCTACCTATCTATAAGCAGCTAATTGACTGCAGGAAGTAGACTGAGTTTAGAAGACAATTGTTCTACTCTAGCTTGTTGTCATTTGGAATGGTTAGATGTTGGTCTGCTCTGTTACATCTTCGCTTTAACTGGACAGAAATACCTACTCTCTGCATTTAATGTTCCGCATGACAACAAGCTAATACTTTTTTTCATACATTTTTCCTATACGTAATAAACTTTTTttctatacacgtttaacatttttcaaattcttggtCAAATGTTTTTATGAAGAGTGTTTTTAAATATATTTATTTaaaatatttggaagtataaaaaaagaaagaaaaaaaacaaaaaacgtgaaaaaaataaaacagaaaacaaggCCGGTGTATCCCGCGCTTGGGCAGGCCCAACTGGCGGCTCCCTTCAGTGAGGGTTCATCCTGTCTCGCTGAATGCGAACATAGGGGTGCCCACAGAGGACCTCCTATATGTCGCTCATTGCGGCAAAGAGTCGGCGTTTCACATAGGGCGGGACCTCCTATATGCCGCTCAATGCGGCAAAGAGTCGGCGTTTCACACAGGGCGGCTCAGCTGGGCCTGCCCATTTGCAGTGACACGGGGAGGCGTCGTGTTAGCGAAGTGAAAAACGCAGAAAAAAGAGGGCACGGGCAAAGGTATTCCAACAAACGACGTCAGAATGGGTTGCGTGCCGTGCTAGCCACTAAGCCACCATCACTACTGAGATTATGTGTCTAAAATGGCAGCTTCTTTGGACGGAGGAAGTACAATTTTGAGGCTATTGATCGTGGTTCCTAAGAGAAGATGAAAAGAGATTAGACTTTTGTATGACAATGACAAGATCAATAAGAGGTTTTGTGACAATGTTTGAATGACGACGTACACCTAGAGAGATCGAATATGTATTTTGTGTAGAAGTAGAATATGTCTAGAGTTTACGACACCCCTCCGGACGCACACGTTGATCATGCGCAGCCTGTCGTCCGACATGCatgaactgcacctctgccctggCCGCGTTGTCGGGCCGCATGCAGATCACACCGACATGGACGTGcccagtggcggagctacaaagAAGAAACTGGGCGGGCCAAGCTAATGAAGagcagatttttttaaaaaaaattgaacacTATATACCATTTCAGTAGGCATAGAGCATACTTTTGCTCTCGTTGATTACAAGATCAGCAGATGTGCACAGACACATACATATATACTACCGAGTAGGCGAGTACTAAACAGAAAAAGCCAAATCTATGGGCGTAATCCTGCATTTTGTTGAAGTCCTTCATTTTGGTTTGCTGCTGCTGATGTTCCAATTCAACTAAGTCCAAGGGTAGAGGATGATCTGCTTGTGATGAAGGATCTTCCTCGACTTCATTCGCATCGTATCTTTTCCTTTTAAAAACCAAATCAATTCCTCACTAGCTAGCTTTGTCCATGGTAAATGACACATAAATTACAATTTATAAAGATCAGCTGACTGAGCAACCCATGCTACCAATTCTGCTCGTTGCTCTGCTCCCAATTTTGCTCCTTGCTCCGCTTGCCTCCGCTGCCGGCTGGCCACCACTAGTGCCGCCACATCAGATGGGAGATGGATCGGGGATCTCCACTCTTTGGAGTTGCCGCTAGCTCCCACTGCTGGCCCTCCGCCGTCGGCCGGTGCCGTGCCCTAGTAATGGACGAGGCGTAGAGAAAGAATAGGAGATGGATGGGAGACGAGCATGGCTGTGGTCGGAATGATATGCGTGTGCTGGTCTAACGGTCTGGGCTATGGGCTGCCAAGTACCAACCGTGTGTGCTGCATATGTATATCACTAGCGAACctcgcgcggcggcacgccgcgcccgtCTACAGCTTTGAACTATATATTGGCAAGTGTAGACAATTCCTGAGGTAAACAGTGTAAGTTAGTGTAATCATATAAATTGCTAGGTGGCCAAAAAATCACGACATAGTCTATCACTCGAATGCATGCATGGTGTATATGGGCTAACGAAAGTTGACCGTATGGGCTGTATCAGAATGTTAAATATTGAGCGGACGGAAGCTTGAAGTAAAATGGACTGGTTGAAACTATATGGACTGATTGAAGCTAGATGGGCTGGTCGAGTCTGTAAACTATAGTAAacagaaaatgttttaaaaaagaAAACTTCAACCATATAGTCTGGAAGTAAAAAACAAACAGGTTGCAAATACACACATATTATTTTTTGGTCCAGCCTAAATTCAACTAATTACTATGAATCAAAAATTACGTAGTAAATCGAAAATATAATTTAATACGTAGAAGAGAGTTAAAACAGATCAACCCTCTTTAAATTTGAATGTAAGTACAAACGACGAACAGTTATTTGACACATTGTATTCCTTGTAGTGACCATATATTATCCATGCTCATCATCTTTTTAATAACAAAATTAATTAGCATCCATGCTTATGGGCAAAGAAAACTGAATAATTGCTATATAGATCTTCAAAAAATGTAAAAAGAGCGATTTTTTTCTCAGGTTCTAAATCTTTGCTTGTTACAGTCCACTGAGCATCTCTTCCTTGGGCTGATATGGTGAACCTAAGATTTGTGGTCAGTCGCTTCTTCTTTCTCGTGTCTGATCTTTCTTCTATGTGGCACGCTTTCGGCAGGTCCCCCACTTGTGGCGTCTAATGCATAGAGCATCTAAGGGAGTACCACGGTAGTGCGAGACATCTTTGCTACATTTCTTATAGGTTCACCTCCTAAACACCGATGATCGAGCACTGGAAACCTACAACTacacaccgccccctccgatgatCAACTCATAAATCAGAAAGATCCATACATATAACAATTACGCATGTCAAAATCCAAAAAAGAATTGAGTCAAGCACAAGTTTTCATCAGTCCTCATCTACTTCTCTCTCGTGAACTTTCCCACAAGTCCCTCACTCGTCGCGTGTAGCACGTAAAGCATCTAGAGCAGTACCGTGATAGTGCAAGACGTGCTAGGTGCAGTGAGCACTCACCTCACAGATCGATCGCACATCTCTCACTTGTGCCATTTAGCACGTAGAGTATCTAGGGCAGTACCGTAGTAGTGTGAGGTGTGCTCGCTAAGTCACCTCACGGACCAGTACCTTTTCGGCACTGCTCGCAGATTCGCCTACTGAAGACCGGCCTCGCGTGCTTTACCGcacgtctcccacttgcaccatcTAGGGAATAGAGCACCTAGGGCAGTACCGTGGTAGTGTGAGGCGTGCTCGCTACCGATACAGCGAGCAGTCATCTCAAGGACCAATACCTTTTCGGCACTGCTCGCAGATTCGCATTCTGAACACCGGCGAGCGGTGCTGGTGAAGTTCGCCCATCGTACACCGAGTTTGGGCTATAAAAATAAGCACAGACTCTCTTCTTTTTTCTCCATCCCACAACGTATCTCATTCCTTCTCCCTTATTTTCACCTCTTTTCTTCCTCCGGTGACAAAAGATCGAGAGGAGGCCTCCAATGGAGGACGTGAGCTCAGAGTTGATCCTAGTTCTCATAGTTGGGCTGCTAGCAACATTGCTCGGCTTCTCTATGCTTCTGTGTGCAATGATCATAGATGATCACCATGACGCTGCTGCCCGAGCGGTGACTCTCCGAGGCACTGGTGGCGCTGCCATTGGAGGGAAATATGCTTGGTAGTGCTCTACCTGAACTATGTAGGAGATATCATATTGCTGTCCTTTATTTTTTTAGCCTTTCGCCACTGGAGGCAGATATGCTTGGTAGTGTTCTACTTGCGCTACCAAGTAGATATCATATTGCTCTCCttcattatttttattttaatttcttCTTTGGATGGTCTCATCCTGCTGATTTCATGGTTTTTCTTCTTTGTGCTTGTTGACCTTGTCACATGTTGAATGTATTATGTAATATAGATCTATTATTGTTTTCCTTGGCGATTATATACTTTTTGGAAAGCATGACCGATAGATAGCACACCAAGGTGAACCAATAATTGTTTAGTAGTCAGTAAATCGTTTGCATGTGTGAGCAGATATGTGCTTCAAAGCACCAGAATGACTTTCAGCAATAACATCAAAACTCTTACGCTCAGGTGTCAAATCACCAACGATAAGTGCAGCAACCTCAGAAACAGTGGGACCAGAAAAACGCGTACCATGTGGTCCACCGTCATTACCTAAAAGGCGTATAGATACCCTCGGTGCATCAGGACTGCACAGGCTCTCGCGAGCAAGCCTGAATTTATGAACCAAAGGATTATGCATATCGATCATCCTAACAAGAGATGCAACAATTTCAGGATCTAGGCAAAGAGAACTGCCGTCATCCCTAGCGAACACATTAAGTCTGCTGTCGATCTCGTCACCTGAATCAATCATATATAACTGAGCAAATTTCGGTGAAAAACCATCAGGAGGCACAAGAGGTCCAATATGGTGATATACCACTCCATTCATCTTAAACACGTAGGGAGCACCACCAACATTGATACTGTTATCAATATGAGCACCCAATGATGTAAAACAAAACATTGAATTATACTGTCTAATCAACCGCATGAACTTATTAGAAGTCACGTCTCCGTCAAACCGTATCAATCTATCCAATGGCGACGGCCAAGGACGGAACTTTGGCAAAGAAACCTTGCCACCACGACAACAACCCGTATAAACAGGTCTTCGGATAGTAGACGCCCGGTGATAAGTTGAGCCCTCACGGAACCAATAAAACGCTCCACACCACTGACATGTAAGATCCGGACTGCCATAATACGAACGGCCCCTCTGAACAGCTGCACCAACAACAAAAATACAAATAAACCCAGCGTGTCGTTAGCACACACCACCGATAACAGCGCACAAACATGCATGGCACACAAATGCACACATACGAATACACCACAGGGTGCACTTAAATAGCACCAAGCGTCACCAGGCCGTATTCAACACTGTCACCGGCCAGACCAGTTCAGCCCAATAGAGACAGGCCGCCATTCGTCCTCTTCCCCCGGCCCACGCCCTCTCCCCTCACACGCCCGAGACAGCATCatcgtttagtcccacctcggaagcgcgggggggggggggggggggggggaggagcggCTTAAATAGCCACCTCCGCCCTACATTTCGAACTCCTATGTTACTACTCTCAACTGCCCCGTTGGACACTGCAGTTGGGCCCATTAGTTTTTTTTGAGGGATTGTTGGGCCCATTAGTGGGCTCGATCAGCTGCCCGAGTCGCCTTTGGGCTTGATTTGGGCACGTTCTGTAAACTACTATGGGCCCATAAGCGGTGGTTGGGCATTTTTTTTAACTTTCTACACCACAAGTTGCAACCAACACAAACAGCATTTTTTTTGTAAAGATTTTACTTGTCCGTTTTTATGTCAGTTCAATTAGTTGGAATTAAtgaatttaataaaaaatattatcTTTTAGAAAAATATATTGTGAAATGAATGTTCATATAACTGGAAATTCATTAATTCAACAAAATGTTAGTAAATACTATAATTGTGCACAAATTTAAGAAAGTGCCAAAAATAATTAAAATGTGTTCACGAAGCTTAAACATAACCATGAAGTTAAACGTTTTCACAATTGTTTTAAATTACTCATAATTTTTTTAAATTGTAcatgtatttaataatattcatgattTTCAGAAAACATAAATCTTCTAAGTGTTCGCTGGTCTTAAAAACATTCATATGTTTAAAAAATgtccatttatttatttatttattcatttttGCATGTTCTAAACACAAACACACACGTGTACGTATCCACTCATGTACACCAGGGAGTACACATAGCAGCACCAGTCGTACATACGGCACACACGCAACATCATGAGGACACATTCGGCTAACATGAATGTCCCATGCAACCAACCACATCGGCCCCAACCCAAATAAAAGGATAACTCCAGCCGCACTTAAAAAAAAGCAAGAGAATACCATAGTGTACAGAAGGCTAAGAAGCCGCAGCAGCAACAACATCACATCCAGACGTCTCCGGC is from Triticum aestivum cultivar Chinese Spring chromosome 3A, IWGSC CS RefSeq v2.1, whole genome shotgun sequence and encodes:
- the LOC123059889 gene encoding E3 ubiquitin-protein ligase SINA-like 7, whose product is MAEEPSVKRTKTEDLGAGSEPDAAAAAAAAAAEEGERPSGEVTVKIQSKALCCRICSEPLKPPIFKCAAGHVLCSQCPEKLREVGHVLRLGTFCALCCKSTSYSRCVELEQFIDAMKVPCSNQTYGCNEFVGYQQKEKHESSCPHAPCYCPEDNCAFKAPACCLLDHFVTAHGWSPTNLGYNKPLKIPLARDRRFTLLVGEDMSLFLLINTLTSIGSALAVVCVRPHESEPSYSCNISAAGGKTDGRLVFQKDPHVSSSSLAGGVQMGNFFLLVPLEFAESSSAYVTQLSQWKTLTIARSLALIFKILHGFLSQKNLPGAHRGPPICRSLRQRVGVSHRAGPPICRSMRQRVGVSHRAAQLGLPICSDTGRRRVSEVKNAEKRGHGQSFFGRRKYNFEAIDRGS